Within the Wolbachia pipientis genome, the region GAAGATTTAAACGGAAATCGCAAAATTGGTACAACAAACAAAGGGATAGGGCCATGTTATGAAGATAAAGTTGGCAGGAGAGCTATACGCTTTTGTGACTTAGAAAACGCAGATGAGCTCAATAAAAGAGTGGATACTCTTTTGAATTACCACAATGCTATCAGAAAAGGCCTTAACTACCAAGTGGTTAAAAAAGAAGAAATATTAAAGGAAATTCGAGAGGTTTCAGAAAAAATTCTTTCATATAAAAAACCTGTGTGGAAGATATTAAATGACTTGATGAAAGAAGGTAAGAAAATAATATTTGAAGGTGCCCAAGGCGCATTTTTAGATATCGACCACGGAACTTACCCTTTTGTTACTTCAAGTAATACCGTAGCATCGCAAGCAATAACAGGCTCAGGATTATCCTCCAATGCTCACATTATTGGTGTGGCGAAAGCTTATACAACCAGAGTGGGCAATGGTCCATTCCCTACTGAGCAAAAGAACGAAGTGGGGGATAGCTTATTTACTATAGGCAAGGAACTTGGAACAGTAAGCAATAGAAGAAGGCGCTGCGGATGGTTTGATGCAGTTTTAGTGCGCCAGGCTGTGCAACTCTCTGGAGTTTCAAGCGTTGTATTAACCAAATTAGATGTGCTTGATTCTTTTGATACAATTAAAATATGCACTGATTACAAGTATAGCGGGAAAATGTATGATTATTTACCCGCATCGCATTCAATACAAGAGGAATTAGAGCCAGTATATGAAGAGTTTCCTGGCTGGAAAGAAAATACTCAAGGTAAAAGGTCGATTGAAGCATTGCCTATCAATTTAATAAAATATATAGAAGGGTTAGAAAAATTAATAGGCGTACCAATTCATCTAATTTCAACTAGTCCAAAGAGAGAGGATATTATTAAGCTTAAAAATCTATGAAGACGTCTTGTTAACTTTTATCCAATAAAAAAAATACTTGCGTAACTTCGAATAGTCTATTATGTAAAGTAGTAGTGTAAACGTATAGTGAGCAGTGTGATTTTTTTTAATATATGTTGATTATTATAATATAAATATAGCTAAAGGAGGCATATTATGATTGCAGATTTGACTAAGGAAGAAAAAACAGAAAATTTGGAAGATAAGAGAAGGTTATTAGAGCTTTTGAGAAAAAGGATGGACTTTGCTGATATACAAAAAGCTTATGATAATTGGCGTTTTAGCGATCTAGTAGGTATAATGATTTTAAGCGAATGTATGAGGATCAAGCAGTAAAAGAAAGAGAAAAACCTGATAGTGAGTACTTTGAGGAAAATATAGGTAAATACATAAAATTAGTAGAGGAAGGAAAAGAAATTATAAGTAGGTATTTTGGAAAATGGAAAGTGAATTTTCAAGCTTACTGTGAAGAAATTAATAATAATAGAGTTTTGAATGTTAACCTTATTCATTACGATAAGAGTGAGCCAACAAGAATTAGTGACATTTTACAGCAAGAGAAAGATATTAAAGAATTGAATATCTATTGCAATAAAAAACATGAAATATATGCTCATCAAGAAGGTAAGAAAAGATATTATGAAATTAAAGAAGGCGCATGTTATAAAATGATAAGCACTTGGCCTGTAGAGAATGGATCCAGAATGCGTACCATGATTATGAATGTGAGTAGCGATGGCATAACTGAAGTACTAAAATTTAATGGTAAAGATTTTGTGCCATCGGAGGAGATCCTAGAATTAATAAAGCAAAACGATGAATTATATATTCAAGGCCTCGTCTTACATGATGCTGTACTAGAAAAGGGTAAATTGCCTGATGTTGTGCCCGTTGCTAATAATGATTTGCAGAGTAATGAATCTATCAGGGTCAATAAGGATGGGGGGCAAGGAGACCTTGAAAATGGTGCTTCTACTCCTTCTTTTACAGATGAGTCAACTCAAACAGAAGAGACATTGCCTGATGTTGTGCCTGTTGCTAATAGCGATACATCGACTCAAATGGAAGTCAATTTACAGCACACTGGAACTCAGACAGAATTTGCTTCACAACAAATGGATGAATTGATTTTAAATAATCAGATGCTGTCCGAAAAAAACGTTGAATTGAAGCAAGAAATGTCAAATTTGAAAAAAGAAGCTGTTGAATTGAAGCAAGAAATAGAAGCAGGGTTGCAAGTGATAAATAAAAAGCACCATGAATTAATACAAGAAAATCAGCGACTACAGGAGAAACTAGAAACAACCCAAGCAGAAGCTAATCAAACAATTGTAAAGTTAGAGAAGCAGAATAGCAATTTACAAGACAGGTTTGAAAAAGAGGAGCAAAAAAACACGGAATTGCAAACTGAACTGGCACAAAAAAATGAAGAATTAGCAGGTGTGTTAAAAGAGCTACAAGGGAAAGCACAAGAACTTAAAGGTGTATATGAAGAAAAAAGAAAGCTAAAGGAAGAGCTGAAAATTGTTAATGCAGGAAAGAAGAATTTGGAAAAAGAGCTAAATCAAGTACGAGAAGATGCGGAACAGATAATGGTTGAACGACGCCAGCAGAAAGAGCGCTTGAAAGATCAGCTAAGAGAATTAGATCAGGAATATAAGGTACAAGTAGAAATTGAGCAAAAGATTAAAGAATCAGATAGGCAGGATAGCGATTTACAAGATACACTTGGAGAAGAGAGACTAAAACTCAACATTGAAGAGCTAGAAAACGAGTACGAGGAATTTCCAGGAGATAAGGTGCTTACACTTGAACTCACTAAAGATGAAGATAAAGATAAAGTCGAAGAGTTAAGAAACGAGCTAGAGCGTGAGGAAGAAAAGTGTAAACAATTATTAGAAGAAGAAAATGAATGGGGTGATGAATTGGTAGGAATGCTTGATGGACTGGAAGAAAAAATTCGTGCTGATGAACAAAGGAGCTTCAACAATCAATTAACGGGAGAAATTTCTAATGAGTCTGGTAATGCTCCACAAAAGAAGAGCGGGTTATCCAAATCTTTAAGCCTTGATAATGAGTCTTATGTTCCACTGAGAGAGAAGACAACATTACTCAGATCTTTAAGCATTGATGACGGATATGGTAGCGATGAGGAAAAGTGTGATAATGGTTTATCTTCTAACATAAGTTCTATTGAACAAAGAAGCTTCAACCATCGATTTTATAATCTAACAGGAGACATTTCTAGTGAGCCTGATAATGTTCCACGAAAGAAGATAGAGTTATTCAGATCTTTAAGCTTTGATAGTGAATCTGATAATGAGTCTTATGTTCCACAGGAAGGGGACAATGATAGCGCATATGATAGCAATGAGGAAAATTGTGATAATGATTTATCTTCCAACATAAGTTCTATAAGTTCTGTTGAGAAGGTGGCAGAGAGAGGAAACGTAGGTAAGGTTATTGGAGGTTAAGTAGCAACTTAAGTGGGGTGCAAAAGGTCTTTTGTGTTGATAATAATTTAAAATCTATAGTAGACTGAAAAAGATTATTAAATTATAATATAACATATGATAAAAGACGAGAAATCGAAAACAATTTTTGAAGTGGAAGGGGCAGTAACTGCTTTACTACCTGCAGCAGAATTTAGAGTGAAACTGGATAATGAACATGAGATTATCTGTCATGTATCAGGAAAAGTGAGAAGAAGTAAAATACGCATCATTATCGGGGATAGGGTGTTAGTTGAGATGAGCATTTACGATAGGAATGCAAAAAAAGGTCGGATCATTAGAAGGCTTAAAGGTACAAGTGACAGAACGATCTCTAAATAATCTTATTCTTGCTTCATCATCAGAAAGACGTGTAGCTTTACTAAAACAAATCAATATTAAGCCAGGCTTAGTTTTGCCAGCAGATATAGACGAAACTCCTTTGAAAAAGGAACTTCCGAAGGATTACTCAATCCGTATGGCAAAAAGTAAAGCTGAGAAAATACAAAGTTCAAATCCAAATTACTTTGTGCTTGGTGTTGATACAGTTGTTGCTTGTGGTAGAAGGATATTGCTTAAAGCTGAAAACGTTGAGCAAGCAGAAAAATGCATCCGCTTGTTATCAGGAAGAAGGCATAGAGTATATACCAGTGTGTGTCTATTAACTCCCGATCAATCTAAACAACATATTAGAACTGTGGTTACGATAGTGAAATTTAAACGTCTCAGTGAACAAGAAATTAAGTATTATTTAGCATCAGAAGAGTGGAAAAATAGAGCAGGGGGATGCAATATACAAGGCCTAGCTGGAATGTTCGTATTGTTCTTACGCGGCTCCTACTCTTCCGTTATAGGGTTACCATTACATGAAACCTATTGTTTGCTAAGTAATTATTTTAACCGGGAGTGTTAAATAAACCATACGCATCAAGTTAAGGCCCAATATAGCACCATTTAAAGTGGGTAGATAGCCTTTCAAAATCCCTTAACAAGTGTGCCCAACAAATCTGTCTTTTTTCGTCACTGAAGTAGTTGTAAACCGCATACCTATCAATGGGATTATACCTGAAATTGCTGCTATTGGAGTAATTGCAACTGTTGTGTTGTCAGGAATCGCTGGTACTATAGTAGGTGGTGTAGCGGGATATCTTATTAATGTGGCAATAAATCAATGCTGTGGAGCATGCAGCTCAGTAGTTCAAGAATAAGACCAATCCGGTAAAGAAGCATTTGTGGGAGTGGAAACCATTTTTTGATTTTTCTTTACTAAGTCTACTAAATATAGTTTAGAGTTGCTTGGTGATTCTGTTCTTGTGAAAATGATTTCTCTACCATTTGGTAGCCATGCCGGAGATTCAATTTTATGCCCTTCTGAAAGTAGACGTTCTTCTTTGCCATCTGGCTTCATAACTCCTATGTAAAATTTTCCTGACTGAATCTTTGTGAAAGCTATCAGATCTCCTTTTGGCGACCAAACAGGCGTAGCATATCTTCCACTTCCAAAACTAATTCTTTTAGGTTTTTTACTTTTGTTAGTAAAATCGATAACATACAGTTGCTGACTTCCACTTATATCAGAACTAAAAACCATATATTTTTGATCTGGAGAGAAGGAGGGAGAAGTGCTTATAGCTGAACCTTTAGTAATTTTTTTTGTCCGTTTACTACTTAAATCCAAAGATAATATATTCGTTTCACCACCCAATGAGTGGGAAATTAAAAGAGATTTACCATTAGGAGAAAATCTTGGTGCAGAAATAACTCCTTCAAATGCGCTGATTATTGATTCAGTGTGGTCTTTTAAATTTTTTAATACTATATAACTTTTACCATTTGCGTATGAGATATAAACAATACCCTTTCCATTTGGTGAGAATCTCGGTGTTGACACAAATCTATCGCCATTTGTTAAGTATTTTATATTACTTCCATCTTGATTCATCACAGCAATTTTACGTACGGATTTATAATTGCTATCTTTTTCTTCAGCAATATACGTGATTTTTGTGTTGAAGTGCCCTTTCTCACCAATCAATCTATCATGTATCACATCCGAAACGAGGTGACCAATTTTTCTCCAGTCTTTTGCTGGAAAAACAACTGACTGAGTAAGTAATTCTCTTTTTGTAAAAGTGTCAAACAAACGAAATGATAGCTCTAATGCACTACCAGATATTTCGCTTAAACTTACTGTGACTACAGTATCGCTTTTCCAAGATTTAGATTCAGCTTCCGCGCCACGTTTTACATTAAATAAGCCACAATTAGATAAATTTGTTCCTATTACCTTTGCAATATTTTCGCTTAATTCGCTTTCCAGCGCTGTTTTACATGTACATTTAGATACAACAAGACCAATGTTACCAACACTGCTTTTTTTTATATCAACATATAAAGCAGCTTTTGTAAAATAAGGAATAAATAACGAAACAAGCAATATTAGTTGAACGAATAACTTCATTCTTTCATTTCATACCTGTTCTATCTGGATCTTAATTATAGGTCTTTTTAGTAAATATTCCTTTAAGATACTCAATATTGAACTTTCAATCTTATTTTTAATTTTTTTTGTTAGCTGCAAACTAAACAACGACTCAACTTTCTTGACAATTTTCTGTATAATAGCTGCATCTTCTAGCACTTCAAAAACACCAGGTACAAATACTTTCGGTTTAGTAAGCAATTTATTTTTCTTGTTTACAACTGCTGTTACCACAATAACTCCGGCATCTCTCATTCTTTTACGCATTTTTATAACACTGCTCTCCGGATGACGTAACAGCATGCCATCAATGCCAAAGTAGTCAACATCAATTGAATCAACCTTTTCTCCGTTCTCCAAATTAATAATATCACCTGGTGCAATCATTATTGCTTTTGCCACACCGCACTCTTTAGCAAATTTTACATGTGCATGCGTGTGAATATATTCACCGTGAACTGGAATAGACATCTTCGGTTTTATCAAGGAATACATTTCCTTTAGCTCTTCTCTTGTTGGATGCCCAGAAGCATGAACATGCTCTGTTTTTTCAGTAACAACTTCTACCCCCATCTCAATAAAGGCATTGAGCATGTTGTGCGCACGAGTTTCATTTCCAGGAATGATTTTTGACGAAAAGATCATGGTATCACCTTGCTGCATTTTAAATGCTTGATGACTCTTATTAGCAAGCCTTGAAGTTGCTGCCAGTGGCTCACCTTGACAACCTGTGCAAAGTAGCACCAGTTCTTCCCTTGGAAAATTTACTGCTTCCTTTGCTTCAAGAAACTGAGGAGAATCAGTTAAATAACCACTATCTTGCGCAACTTTCACTATTCTCCATAAAGATCTACCAAGTAAAACTACTTTTCTATTTAGTGCTTTTGCAGCTTGGCTTATCGTTTC harbors:
- a CDS encoding Maf family nucleotide pyrophosphatase, which codes for MTERSLNNLILASSSERRVALLKQINIKPGLVLPADIDETPLKKELPKDYSIRMAKSKAEKIQSSNPNYFVLGVDTVVACGRRILLKAENVEQAEKCIRLLSGRRHRVYTSVCLLTPDQSKQHIRTVVTIVKFKRLSEQEIKYYLASEEWKNRAGGCNIQGLAGMFVLFLRGSYSSVIGLPLHETYCLLSNYFNREC
- a CDS encoding ribonuclease J, which translates into the protein MDINKNEFLFLPLGGVGRIGMNVSLYHYQGKWIMIDLGVGFADETMPGVELLIADVDFIAQRKKDLLGIIITHAHEDHCGAVPHLWEELQCPIYTTKFTVNFLKEKLKEFRLEGIVPVKEVDINGSINLGPFTVEFINVTHSIPEANSILISTEMGSALHTGDWKFDPKPVVGLTSNMERLKEIGDKGDLLAAICDSTNILSKHHPESEGEIYNNIYNIIKRSKKLVAVSLFASNVARIETISQAAKALNRKVVLLGRSLWRIVKVAQDSGYLTDSPQFLEAKEAVNFPREELVLLCTGCQGEPLAATSRLANKSHQAFKMQQGDTMIFSSKIIPGNETRAHNMLNAFIEMGVEVVTEKTEHVHASGHPTREELKEMYSLIKPKMSIPVHGEYIHTHAHVKFAKECGVAKAIMIAPGDIINLENGEKVDSIDVDYFGIDGMLLRHPESSVIKMRKRMRDAGVIVVTAVVNKKNKLLTKPKVFVPGVFEVLEDAAIIQKIVKKVESLFSLQLTKKIKNKIESSILSILKEYLLKRPIIKIQIEQV
- a CDS encoding adenylosuccinate synthase, encoding MNNIVIVGLQWGDEGKGKIIDYLSENADVVVRFQGGNNAGHTIVIGDEVYKLNLLPSAVLRPGKISIIGNGVALDSHALISEIELLKVKGMDINPNNLIISESCPLVLSVHKDKEKLFEDLNGNRKIGTTNKGIGPCYEDKVGRRAIRFCDLENADELNKRVDTLLNYHNAIRKGLNYQVVKKEEILKEIREVSEKILSYKKPVWKILNDLMKEGKKIIFEGAQGAFLDIDHGTYPFVTSSNTVASQAITGSGLSSNAHIIGVAKAYTTRVGNGPFPTEQKNEVGDSLFTIGKELGTVSNRRRRCGWFDAVLVRQAVQLSGVSSVVLTKLDVLDSFDTIKICTDYKYSGKMYDYLPASHSIQEELEPVYEEFPGWKENTQGKRSIEALPINLIKYIEGLEKLIGVPIHLISTSPKREDIIKLKNL
- the infA gene encoding translation initiation factor IF-1, translating into MIKDEKSKTIFEVEGAVTALLPAAEFRVKLDNEHEIICHVSGKVRRSKIRIIIGDRVLVEMSIYDRNAKKGRIIRRLKGTSDRTISK
- a CDS encoding Tol-Pal system protein TolB → MKLFVQLILLVSLFIPYFTKAALYVDIKKSSVGNIGLVVSKCTCKTALESELSENIAKVIGTNLSNCGLFNVKRGAEAESKSWKSDTVVTVSLSEISGSALELSFRLFDTFTKRELLTQSVVFPAKDWRKIGHLVSDVIHDRLIGEKGHFNTKITYIAEEKDSNYKSVRKIAVMNQDGSNIKYLTNGDRFVSTPRFSPNGKGIVYISYANGKSYIVLKNLKDHTESIISAFEGVISAPRFSPNGKSLLISHSLGGETNILSLDLSSKRTKKITKGSAISTSPSFSPDQKYMVFSSDISGSQQLYVIDFTNKSKKPKRISFGSGRYATPVWSPKGDLIAFTKIQSGKFYIGVMKPDGKEERLLSEGHKIESPAWLPNGREIIFTRTESPSNSKLYLVDLVKKNQKMVSTPTNASLPDWSYS